In Bos indicus x Bos taurus breed Angus x Brahman F1 hybrid chromosome 1, Bos_hybrid_MaternalHap_v2.0, whole genome shotgun sequence, a single window of DNA contains:
- the LOC113901859 gene encoding soma ferritin-like, producing MASQAKGLLSEECRDALNQVASYELHISDAYLSMACYYIEDPEAPTFHTFFQDQADVKREHAKQFIKYLRKYKCKICLPVIKRPDIDNWGTGKQALLSALQLENELNKLLQDLKASASRNKETNLLRFMKKFLDEQTRNIKYLEYQLNYQKELEMSTQSEGQPENAPGTSAAAGQETESTGNSPSPPAQKVPKSSP from the exons ATGGCATCCCAGGCAAAGGGCCTTCTTTCTGAAGAATGTAGGGATGCTCTTAATCAAGTAGCATCTTATGAGCTGCATATCAGTGATGCTTATTTATCTATG GCCTGTTATTACATTGAAGATCCAGAAGCACCTACTTTTCATACATTCTTCCAAGACCAAGCTGATGTGAAGAGGGAGCATGCAAAGCAGTTCATAAAATATCTAAGAAAGTATAAGTGTAAAATCTGCCTTCCGGTGATTAAG AGGCCTGATATAGATAACTGGGGAACTGGTAAACAAGCTCTACTGTCTGCTCTGCAGTTGGAGAATGAGTTAAACAAGCTCCTGCAAGACCTGAAGGCCTCAGCTTCTAGGAATAAAGAAACCAAT ctCTTACGCTTCATGAAAAAGTTCCTGGATGAACAGACCAGGAACATAAAATATCTGGAATACCAGCTTAACTATCAGAAGGAGTTGGAAATGTCAACCCAGAGTGAAGGACAGCCTGAAAATGCCCCCGGAACATCTGCAGCAGCAGGTCAAGAGACAGAATCTACAGGCAACTCTCCAAGTCCTCCTGCCCAGAAGGTCCCAAAGTCATCTCCTTAA